GGCGACCGCCGGAGCGTCGGCATCGCGCGCGGCCTCCGCGGCCACCTCGGGCTCGGTGACAGGTTCAGACTCGATCGCCGGCTCAGGCTCGGCCATGACCTCAGGTTCGGTTGCCAACTCCGGCTCAGCCGCGATGACCACCTCGGGTTCGGGGTCCACCGCAGCCTCGGGCTGTGGTTCGAGGTCGGCCACGGACTCCGGCTCGGGTTCGGGCGCCACCTCCCGCTCAGGCTCGACGATCGCTTCCGGCTCGGCGAGCGGCGCATCCGCACGCGACGCCCCAGCAGGCGGTGCGTCCTCGAGCTCGTCCACAAAGATGGCGTCAGAGGACGCGTAGACCACCTCGGCGGCCCGCCAGGACGGGACTGCCGGCGGCTCATCGGTCCGAGCCGGCGGAACCTCGGCGCCGTCGTGAAGCGGCGGCTGCGGCTCGACCTCTGCGCTGGGCTCGACCACTTCCGGCTCTTCCCAGCCCCGCGCGGGGGCATCCCATTGGTGGGTCGGTGCGACCTCGTCAGCGGTCGCCAGTTGCTCCGAGTCGCGCGGTTCGTCATCCAGCTGCCGGGAGACCCGGTCCAGCAGTTCGTCCACCTGCTGCATGGAGTAGCCGCGCGGCACCACAGCGAACCGCAGGGCCCGCAGATCGGAACCGGACAAAGTGCCACTGGGCACATGAGGCTGCGGAGTGTCGGTCACCGTCGCCGGAAACTCACCGAGTCGGCCGCTGGCCGCCACCGCCGCCAAGCCAAGGATCGCGACCGCGACCATCCAGACCAGCCATTCCATGCGCAAACTCTAGCTGGGCTCAGGAGATCGTCGCGGTGTCCGCACCGGTGGGTTCCGGACCGGCTGCGGTAACCAACGACACCGCCTCAGCGGGATCGTCCGTGACTCGCAACAGCGCGAGATCGGCCTCGCCGAGATAGCCACCGGCCAGAACCCGGTCATGCAGCCAGTCCTGGAGCGGACCCCAGAACGTCGATCCGAACAGAACGATCGGAAAGGACCGGACCTTGTGGGTCTGCACCAAGGTAAGCGCCTCGAAGATTTCGTCGAGGGTGCCGAAGCCGCCCGGCATCACCACGAAGCCCTGCGAGTACTTCAGAAACATCACCTTGCGCGCGAAGAAGTAGCGGAAGTTCACCCCCAGCGACACGTAGGGGTTCATCGACTGCTCGAAGGGCAACTCAATGCCCAGCCCCACCGAGACTCCCCCGGCCTCCAGCGCGCCGCGGTTGGCTGCCTCCATGACTCCGGGTCCGCCGCCGGTGATCGTCACGAAGCCGGCCTCGGCCAGCCCGCGTCCGATCTGGAGCGCCGCGTCGTAGACCGGGCCGCCCAGCGGCGCCCGGGCCGAGCCGAACACCCCGATGGCCGGGCCGAGCTCGGCCAGCGCGCTGAAGCCCTCGACGAACTCCGCCTGGATTCGCAGTACTCGCCATGGATCAGCGCGGAGCCAGTCGGCATCGTCGGCGCTGAGAAGATGCTCATCCAGCGTGATGGCCGGCACCTGATCGTGACTGCGGACCACCGCACCCTGCACGTGCTTGTTCACACAGCCAATCTAGCCAGCCCCGGCTCGACCGGAGGCCGGGCCCGGGTCACTCAGCGCGCGATGTCGGCGGGACGACCCACGGCGGCCAGCACGGCATCCACGTCCGCGGTGGTGTTCCAGACCGCGAAGGCCACCCGCACCCGTCCGGCGCGACCGGAGGCCTGAATGCCGGCCGCAGTCAGCGCGGCCAACTGGCAACCTTCGGGATCCGGCCAGCTGACGATCGCCTGGTGCCGCGGCTCGAGCCCGAGTCCGCGACACAGCCGGTCACCCAGCCCCGAGCAATGCCGCCACACCTCCTCCAGGTCGGCGCGGACGAACAGGCTCAGTGCAGCCTCGGCGCCCGCAAAGGCCTGCCAGGCCGGGGACGTGTCGAAGCGACGGGCAGTCCGAGCCGGAGCGAAGTCGGTGCCGTAGCAGCTGGCCCAGGGGTCGTCCCCGGCGTACCAGCCTGCACTGACCGGGGTCAGACGTTCGATCAGGTCCGGACGGACGGTCAGGAAGGCCACCCCGCGCGGCGCGCACAGCCACTTGTAGGCGTGGCAGACGGTCAGGTCGAAGCCGGTGGCCGCGACCGGCAGCAGCCCGGCCGCCTGGGTGAGATCGGCCAAGGTCAGTGCGCCTACTCGTCCGGCCGCCTCGCGGATCGCGGCCAGGTCGGCCAGCTCGCCGGTGGCCGACTGGACCACAGAGAAGGCCACCACGGCGGTCTGCGGGCCGATCGCGGCAGCCAGCTGATTCAGCGGCGCGCTGCGGACCTGCAACTGCCCGCTGGCCAGGAACGGGTAGACGATCGAGGTGAACTCCTCCTCGGGCACCAGGACCTCCGCGCCGGCCGGCAGCCCCGCGGCCAGGTTGGCCACCAGGGCCGAGGTGGTGGAGCCGATCGCCACCCAGGAGTCGGGCACCCCGACCAGCTCGGCGTAGAGCCGACGGGTCCGGGAGACCACCTGGTCGTAGTCGGCCGGCCCACGGCGTCCCTGGCTCCAGGCCTCTTGGTCGGCGCGCAGAGCCGCCAGAGTGAGGTCGGCGGCCACTCCGCTGGAGGCGGCGGCCAGATAGCCAGGCACCGGATGGAAGTGGGCGGCCAGTTCGGCCACGGTGAGGCGATCAGCAGTGAGGACGGGGACCATGGCTCCATCGTTCCGCCCCACCTGCGATCACACCAGAGCATGTTTCTTGTCACACCGATAATATGAGGTTATGTCTTGGACCTCACGGCTGGACGTGCACACCGTCCGGATCGTCCGCGCGGTCGCCGAGGCCGGCTCGATCACGGCAGCCGCGGCCGCCCTCGGCTACAGCCAGCCGGCACTGAGCCAGCACCTGCAGCGCGCCGAACACCGGCTGGGCCTGCCCCTGCTACTGCGAACCGGACGGACGGTCCGGCTCACCGAGGCGGGCCGGGTCCTGGTCCGGCACGCCGGGCCGATCCTGGCCGCACTCCAGGCCGCCGAGGACGAGCTGGGCCAGCTCGCCGACCGCTCGACCGGGACGGTCCGACTGGCCGGCTTCCCGAGCGCGTCCTCCACGATCGTGCCGCTGCTGATCGCCCGGATCGCTCAGCGCCACCCGGGACTGCGGCTGATCTACACCGAAGCGGAGCCGCCCGAGGCCCTGGCCTTGCTCGCCGATGGGGCGGTCGATGTCGCGCTCACCTTCGCCTACCCCGGCGATCCCGCCGACCCACATGCCGAGCTGTCCGGCATCGAGGTGGTCCCGCTCTTCGACGACCCGTCGGTGGTGGTGCTGCCGTCGCGGCACCGGCTCAGCGGCAGCGGATCGGTCGGCCTGGCCGCACTGGCCCAGGACGATTGGATTGGCGGCTGCCCGCTGTGTCGCGGCCATCTGCTGGCCGCCTGCGCCGCGCTGGGCTTTAGCCCGAAGATCGCCCACGCCACCGACAACTCGGTGGCCGTCCTGGGGCTGGTCGCGGCCGGGGTGGGGGTGGCTCTCCAGCCCGAGCTGGCTCTCGAGCCGCTGGAGCTGCCGTCCGGAACCTCGGCGCATCGGCTGGACCAGGCCAGTGACCGGCAGGTGCGGGCCGTCCATCTGAGCGGAGCTCAGGCCGTCCCTGCGGTGGCCACGACGCTCAGCGCACTGGGAGAGCTCACCGCCGCGCGGCGAACGGTCTAGCCGAGCCAGCGCAGCAGGCCCTGGTAGCAGCTGTGCAGGTCGGCCACCGGGCAGAACTCGTCGTCGGCGTGCGCCTTGCCCGGATCGCCGGGACCGAAGTTCACCGCGGGGATGCCTAGCGCCGCGAACCGGGCCACGTCGGTCCAGCCCAGCTTGCCGGTCGGGGTGCCGCCGACTGCGGCCACGAACTCGGCGGCCAGAGGCAGGTCCAGGCCCGGACGCGCGCCGGCCACGGCGTCCACGAAGTCCACCTGGTAGCCGTCGAAGACCTCCCGGCAGTGCGCCTGGGCGGCGGCCACGTCACGATCGGGTGCGAACCTGTAGTTCACCGTGATCTGGCAGGAGTCGGGGATTACATTGCCGGCGATGCCGCCGCGGATGCCCACCGCATTCAGCCCCTCGCGATAGGTCAGCCCGTCCACCTCGACCACCCGAGCCTGGTAGCCGGCCAGCCGGGCCAACGGCTCGGCGGCATCGTGGATGGCGTTGTGCCCCAGCCAGGAACGCGCCGAATGCGAGGCCAGCCCGCTGGTCGTGATGGTGAACCGCATGGTGCCCTGACAGCCACCCTCGATCCGGGCCGCGGTCGGCTCCATCAGGACGGCGAAGTCGCCGGCCAGCCAGTCCGGACGCTCGGCGGCGATCCGGGTCAGCGAGTTCAAGGTGGCCTCGACCTCTTCGTGGTCGTAGAAGATCCAGCTGATGTCGCGGGTCGGCTCGGTCAGGGCGGCCGCTGCGGCCAATGCCACCGCCACCCCACCCTTCATGTCCGCGGTGCCGCGCCCGTAGACCACGTCCCCGACCAGCCGGGACGGCAGGTTGCCGGCCACCGGGACGGTGTCCAGATGCCCGGCGATCACCACCCGCTCAGCGCGACCGAGTTCAGTCTTGGCGATCACCGTGTCGCCGTCGCGGGCGACCCGCAGGTGCGGCAGCTGCCGCAAGGCGATCTCCACCTCGTCGGCCAGGGCGCGCTCGTTGCCGCTGACGCTCTCGATATCCACCACCTGACGGAACAGCGCGATCAGGTCACCAGTCAGGTCCAGGCTCACGACGGTCAGCGTAGTGGGCGCGGCCCCCTCGCCCGTGGACATCATCATGGCCGAACGCCGGTGGCGAGTCCGGGGCGCCGCCCGCCGGGTCCGTCCATCCCCTAGCGGCACCCGGACGAGCGCTGCGGGAGCGCCGCCAGGCCCGAATCCGCACAGGTAAGGTGGCGGACATGACCCGAGCAGCGCATGGTTGGGGCCTGGCCAGCATCCACGAGAGCGGTCAGGTCTTGGATACCTGGTTTCCCGAGCCGAAGCTCGGCCCCGCCACCGACGGTGAGGCACCGGCCGCATTGGTCGAGGCCGCCGTCAGCGATCCGCTGCGCCGGGTGCACGTCGAGGTGGTGCTCACCGAGATCGATCTGGACGCATCGCCGGCCGGCGTCTCGGACGCCTATCTGCGCCTGCATCTGCTCAGCGCCCGGCTGGCCCAGCCCCGCAGCATCGACCTGACCGGCATCTTCGGCGTACTGCCGAACGTAGTCTGGACGAACTTCGGCCCCTGTTCCCCGGACGGCTTCGAGCAGGTCCGGCTGGCCCTGCGGATCGGCCGCGGCCCGGTCACCGTACTGGGCATCGACAAGTTCCCGCGGATGGTCGACTACGTGGCCCCCGCCGGCGTCCGGATCGCCGACGCCGACCGGGTCCGACTGGGCGCCCACCTGGCTCCGGGCACCACGGTGATGCACGAGGGCTTCGTGAACTTCAACGCCGGCACTCTTGGCACCTCGATGGTGGAGGGACGGATCTCGGCCGGGGTGATCGTCGGGGATGGCTCCGACATCGGCGGCGGCGCCTCGATCATGGGGACGCTGTCGGGTGGCGGCTCCGAGCAGATCACCATCGGCGAGCGCTGCCTGCTGGGTGCCGAGTCCGGAATCGGCATCTCGCTGGGCGACGACTGCGTCGTCGAAGCCGGCCTGTACGTGACCGCCGGCACCAAGGTCAGCCTGCCCGACGGCCGGGTGGTCAAGGCCGCCGAACTGAGCGGGATGCCCGGGCTGCTGTTCCTGCGCAACTCGGTCTCCGGGGCAGTCGAGGCCCGTCCGCGCAAGGGCACCGGCATTGAGCTCAACGCCGCCCTCCATGCCAACTAGGAACTCGTGAGTGCACTGAAGAAGGCCGGCTGGGCCGCCCTCGGGGTGGTTCTGGCCAGTGCGCTGGTCGTCGGCGGGGTCGTCCTCTGGTCGAGCTACCAGAAGGTGCCGCTGCCGATCGAGGACCGGTGCAGTGCGACGGTGAAGGGCCGGACCACCACAGTGGACCCGGACCAGGCCTACTACGCGGCGATCATCGCCGGCATGTCGGTGCAGCGCGAGCTGAAGCCGCGGGCGGCCAGCATCGCATTGGCCACCGCCTACCAGGAGTCCGGGATCCGCAACCTCGACTACGGTCACTCCGACTCGTTGGGGCTGTTCCAGCAGCGCCCATCGAAGGGCTGGGGCACTGAGGCCGAGATCATGGACCCGTGGTACTCCAGCCGCGAGTTCTACCGAGCCCTGGTGAAGGTGCGCAAGTGGGACAGCAAAGACATCAATGACGTGGCCCAGGCCGTCCAGCGCAGCGCCTACCCGGACGCGTACCGCAAGCACGTCGACAACGCGAAGACCCTGGCCAGCTCGCTGACCGGGGAAACTCCGGCCTCCTTCACCTGTGTCTTCAACAAGCCGGCACCGGCCAACCCCACCGGATTGGCCGAGTATCTGACCAAGACTCTGAAGAGCCAGATCGACGTGACCGTAGCCACGGACAGCGTCCGGATCACCGCGAAGGGCGAGGGCCAGGCCTGGGCCGCGGCCGAGATGGCCGTGGCCGCGTCCGGACGCTTCGGAGTGAGCGCTGTCCAGGTGGGTCCCTACGGCTGGAAGCTGGAGAGCACCTTCC
The nucleotide sequence above comes from Propionicimonas paludicola. Encoded proteins:
- the dapD gene encoding 2,3,4,5-tetrahydropyridine-2,6-dicarboxylate N-succinyltransferase; this translates as MTRAAHGWGLASIHESGQVLDTWFPEPKLGPATDGEAPAALVEAAVSDPLRRVHVEVVLTEIDLDASPAGVSDAYLRLHLLSARLAQPRSIDLTGIFGVLPNVVWTNFGPCSPDGFEQVRLALRIGRGPVTVLGIDKFPRMVDYVAPAGVRIADADRVRLGAHLAPGTTVMHEGFVNFNAGTLGTSMVEGRISAGVIVGDGSDIGGGASIMGTLSGGGSEQITIGERCLLGAESGIGISLGDDCVVEAGLYVTAGTKVSLPDGRVVKAAELSGMPGLLFLRNSVSGAVEARPRKGTGIELNAALHAN
- a CDS encoding DivIVA domain-containing protein gives rise to the protein MEWLVWMVAVAILGLAAVAASGRLGEFPATVTDTPQPHVPSGTLSGSDLRALRFAVVPRGYSMQQVDELLDRVSRQLDDEPRDSEQLATADEVAPTHQWDAPARGWEEPEVVEPSAEVEPQPPLHDGAEVPPARTDEPPAVPSWRAAEVVYASSDAIFVDELEDAPPAGASRADAPLAEPEAIVEPEREVAPEPEPESVADLEPQPEAAVDPEPEVVIAAEPELATEPEVMAEPEPAIESEPVTEPEVAAEAARDADAPAVATSGGSKSRRESKAKVRPAPAVPEEFVPEQVVPEQVLPVDELEAEIANIGDGQTVVAEYGAALDDLVSKYSFRKVEHWYELPGFDIPAPPDLGAPKEADEAAPGQDSTSEDI
- a CDS encoding LysR family transcriptional regulator, whose translation is MSWTSRLDVHTVRIVRAVAEAGSITAAAAALGYSQPALSQHLQRAEHRLGLPLLLRTGRTVRLTEAGRVLVRHAGPILAALQAAEDELGQLADRSTGTVRLAGFPSASSTIVPLLIARIAQRHPGLRLIYTEAEPPEALALLADGAVDVALTFAYPGDPADPHAELSGIEVVPLFDDPSVVVLPSRHRLSGSGSVGLAALAQDDWIGGCPLCRGHLLAACAALGFSPKIAHATDNSVAVLGLVAAGVGVALQPELALEPLELPSGTSAHRLDQASDRQVRAVHLSGAQAVPAVATTLSALGELTAARRTV
- a CDS encoding TIGR00730 family Rossman fold protein, producing MNKHVQGAVVRSHDQVPAITLDEHLLSADDADWLRADPWRVLRIQAEFVEGFSALAELGPAIGVFGSARAPLGGPVYDAALQIGRGLAEAGFVTITGGGPGVMEAANRGALEAGGVSVGLGIELPFEQSMNPYVSLGVNFRYFFARKVMFLKYSQGFVVMPGGFGTLDEIFEALTLVQTHKVRSFPIVLFGSTFWGPLQDWLHDRVLAGGYLGEADLALLRVTDDPAEAVSLVTAAGPEPTGADTATIS
- the dapE gene encoding succinyl-diaminopimelate desuccinylase; the protein is MSLDLTGDLIALFRQVVDIESVSGNERALADEVEIALRQLPHLRVARDGDTVIAKTELGRAERVVIAGHLDTVPVAGNLPSRLVGDVVYGRGTADMKGGVAVALAAAAALTEPTRDISWIFYDHEEVEATLNSLTRIAAERPDWLAGDFAVLMEPTAARIEGGCQGTMRFTITTSGLASHSARSWLGHNAIHDAAEPLARLAGYQARVVEVDGLTYREGLNAVGIRGGIAGNVIPDSCQITVNYRFAPDRDVAAAQAHCREVFDGYQVDFVDAVAGARPGLDLPLAAEFVAAVGGTPTGKLGWTDVARFAALGIPAVNFGPGDPGKAHADDEFCPVADLHSCYQGLLRWLG
- a CDS encoding aminotransferase class V-fold PLP-dependent enzyme; the encoded protein is MVPVLTADRLTVAELAAHFHPVPGYLAAASSGVAADLTLAALRADQEAWSQGRRGPADYDQVVSRTRRLYAELVGVPDSWVAIGSTTSALVANLAAGLPAGAEVLVPEEEFTSIVYPFLASGQLQVRSAPLNQLAAAIGPQTAVVAFSVVQSATGELADLAAIREAAGRVGALTLADLTQAAGLLPVAATGFDLTVCHAYKWLCAPRGVAFLTVRPDLIERLTPVSAGWYAGDDPWASCYGTDFAPARTARRFDTSPAWQAFAGAEAALSLFVRADLEEVWRHCSGLGDRLCRGLGLEPRHQAIVSWPDPEGCQLAALTAAGIQASGRAGRVRVAFAVWNTTADVDAVLAAVGRPADIAR